In Bacteroidota bacterium, the genomic stretch ATTCAGTTCCTGATCCATTACGGCCCAATTAATGGAGGCACAGCCACTTTAATTTTAGGGGAAGAATATTTGTTCGGGCGAAAGGTATATCATGCAGTTGCCACGGCTAAAACAACAGGTATTACCGATAAAATATTCCGTGTACATGACGTATATGAGAGCTTTTTTGATATGTCAAACGGTTTGCCTCTTAAGTCGGTCAGAAATATTCATGAAGGCAATTATAAGCGGTACAATGAAGCCCTTTTTAACCATGAAAGCAACACGGTAACCAGCATGAAATCGGGAGTGCATAAGGTGCCGGCCAATATCCTGGATATGGTTTCCTCCCTGTATTACCTTCGCCGTCTTAATTTCAATGAAATGAAATATGGAACGGTTATTGATCTGGTCACTTTTTTCA encodes the following:
- a CDS encoding DUF3108 domain-containing protein; translated protein: MKRFKIFLWISIFLLPVVLSGQRLPKIHQQNHAFQAGETIQFLIHYGPINGGTATLILGEEYLFGRKVYHAVATAKTTGITDKIFRVHDVYESFFDMSNGLPLKSVRNIHEGNYKRYNEALFNHESNTVTSMKSGVHKVPANILDMVSSLYYLRRLNFNEMKYGTVIDLVTFFSDEIFPFQIRYRGTETINTQLGTFNCLKFVPVVEKGRIFKHDDDMTIWLSNDSNMIPIQVKFDMWVGSFKCDLVNYSNLKRPLRNLKK